Proteins from a single region of Barnesiella propionica:
- a CDS encoding L-rhamnose isomerase, translated as MNKESLVEKAYQIAIERYAAVGVDVEKALQALQKISLSLHCWQTDDVTGFEDPNAQLSGGIQTTGNYPGKARNIDEVRADLIEAASFIPGNHRINLHASYGDFGNKKVDRNEVEPAHFESWMQWAAENGFKLDFNSTSFSHPKSGSLTLANPDKDIRGFWIEHTIRCRAIAEEMGKRQGSPCIMNLWVHDGSKDITVNRLYYRQLLKESLDTIFATEYKNMKDCIEAKLFGIGAESYTVGSYDFYLGYGAKNNKIVTLDTGHFHLTESIADKISAVLLFTPEIMLHVSRPIRWDSDHVTIMNDDTLDLAKEIIRCDALDRVNIGLDYFDASINRIGAYVIGSRATQKCFLQALLEPLSALREYEKNGQFFERLALLEESKGLPWNAVWDYFCLKNNVPVGEEFITEIQKYEKEVTSKR; from the coding sequence ATGAACAAAGAATCTTTAGTAGAAAAAGCGTATCAAATCGCTATCGAAAGATATGCTGCAGTAGGAGTAGACGTTGAAAAAGCATTACAGGCGTTACAAAAAATTTCCTTGTCTTTACATTGCTGGCAAACCGACGATGTCACAGGATTTGAGGATCCCAATGCACAATTATCAGGAGGAATACAAACTACCGGAAATTACCCTGGCAAAGCCAGAAATATAGACGAAGTAAGAGCCGACCTGATCGAAGCCGCTTCGTTCATTCCCGGTAATCACCGTATCAACCTGCATGCTTCATACGGAGATTTCGGTAACAAAAAAGTCGATCGTAATGAAGTAGAACCGGCACATTTCGAAAGCTGGATGCAATGGGCTGCTGAAAACGGTTTTAAACTGGATTTCAACTCGACCTCTTTCTCTCACCCGAAAAGCGGCAGCCTTACTTTAGCCAACCCCGATAAAGATATACGCGGATTCTGGATCGAACACACCATTCGTTGCCGGGCTATCGCCGAAGAAATGGGCAAACGCCAGGGCTCACCTTGTATTATGAATTTATGGGTACATGACGGAAGTAAAGACATTACCGTAAACCGCCTCTATTATCGTCAGTTACTTAAAGAATCGCTCGACACGATTTTTGCCACCGAATATAAGAACATGAAAGATTGTATCGAAGCTAAACTGTTCGGCATCGGTGCCGAAAGCTATACCGTAGGTTCATACGACTTTTATTTGGGATACGGTGCAAAGAATAACAAGATAGTGACTCTGGATACCGGACATTTCCATCTGACAGAAAGCATTGCCGACAAAATATCGGCAGTCCTGTTATTCACTCCGGAAATCATGCTGCACGTAAGCCGTCCTATACGCTGGGATTCCGACCACGTCACCATCATGAATGACGATACCCTGGATCTGGCAAAAGAAATTATCCGTTGTGATGCACTCGACAGAGTAAATATCGGACTGGACTATTTCGACGCATCGATAAATCGGATCGGCGCATATGTCATAGGTTCAAGAGCCACACAAAAATGTTTTTTACAAGCACTTCTCGAACCCCTTTCTGCCTTACGCGAATATGAGAAAAACGGGCAATTCTTCGAAAGGCTCGCATTGCTCGAAGAGAGCAAAGGTCTTCCTTGGAATGCCGTATGGGATTATTTCTGCCTGAAAAACAATGTACCTGTAGGAGAAGAGTTTATTACAGAGATACAGAAATACGAAAAAGAAGTCACTTCAAAACGTTAA
- the rhaT gene encoding L-rhamnose/proton symporter RhaT, translated as MNTFIGLLIIAIGSFGQSSSYVPIKRIKDWSWESFWLVQGIFAWLVFPFLGALLAIPDDRGLLELWSSGGALPSVIYGVLWGVGGLTFGLSMRFLGVALGQSIALGTCAAFGTLFPAIFGGTDLFHGTGLTLLIGVCITLAGIATIGYAGSLRSKNMTEEEKKAAVKDFALTKGLLVALLAGVMSACFALGLNAGSPIKEAAISAGVESLYAGLPVIFLVTLGGFLTNAVYCIQQNIKNKSGHEYFSVSGSKLINNLLFCALAGVLWYSQFFGLEMGKSFLTDSPVLLAFSWSILMSLNVTFSNVWGIILKEWKGVNNRTILVLVLGLIVLVSSIIVVATAQA; from the coding sequence ATGAATACGTTCATAGGCTTACTCATTATAGCCATAGGCAGCTTCGGACAATCCAGTTCTTATGTTCCTATTAAACGGATAAAGGATTGGAGCTGGGAAAGCTTCTGGCTTGTACAAGGAATTTTCGCATGGTTAGTGTTCCCATTTCTGGGAGCACTACTTGCTATTCCTGACGACAGAGGATTATTAGAATTGTGGAGTTCGGGGGGTGCGCTGCCATCCGTCATTTACGGTGTTTTATGGGGTGTCGGCGGACTGACTTTCGGATTAAGCATGCGCTTTTTAGGCGTGGCTTTAGGACAGAGCATCGCTCTGGGAACCTGTGCCGCCTTCGGTACTCTCTTTCCGGCGATATTCGGAGGTACGGATTTATTCCACGGAACAGGACTTACCCTCTTGATAGGCGTATGCATCACTTTGGCCGGTATAGCAACTATAGGATATGCAGGAAGCCTGCGTTCTAAAAACATGACCGAAGAAGAGAAAAAAGCAGCCGTAAAAGACTTCGCTCTGACAAAAGGACTGCTAGTCGCACTTCTGGCCGGTGTTATGAGTGCCTGTTTCGCTTTAGGGCTGAATGCCGGAAGTCCTATAAAAGAAGCTGCTATCTCGGCGGGAGTCGAAAGTCTTTATGCCGGACTACCGGTTATTTTCCTGGTCACTTTAGGGGGATTCCTGACAAATGCAGTGTATTGCATCCAACAAAATATAAAGAACAAATCGGGACACGAATATTTTTCGGTCAGCGGTAGCAAATTAATAAACAACCTTTTATTTTGTGCATTAGCCGGAGTTCTCTGGTATTCTCAGTTCTTCGGACTGGAAATGGGAAAAAGTTTTCTCACCGACAGCCCCGTTTTGCTGGCATTCTCCTGGAGCATACTCATGTCCCTGAACGTAACGTTCTCGAACGTATGGGGAATTATCCTCAAAGAATGGAAAGGTGTGAATAACCGTACGATTCTGGTACTTGTACTCGGATTAATAGTACTCGTTTCATCTATCATCGTGGTAGCGACGGCACAAGCTTAA
- the rhaD gene encoding rhamnulose-1-phosphate aldolase — protein MKSILENRPALAKQVDEIAEVAGYLWQKGWAERNGGNITVNITGMIDDEIRQMPAISKKTPIGKTLPNLKGCYFYCKGTNKRMRDLARRPMENGSVIRICDDCASYEIIADQAVKPTSELPAHLSMHDYLISNGSGYKAAIHTHPIDLVAMTHNPAFLKKDVLSHLLWSMIPETKAFCPKGLGIVPYKLPSSIELADATLEQLKEYDVVMWEKHGVCSVSENVMEAFDMIDTLSKSAQIYLTAKSMGFEPDGMTDEQMKEMTVAFNLPK, from the coding sequence ATGAAATCAATATTGGAAAACAGACCGGCTCTGGCGAAGCAAGTAGACGAAATAGCCGAAGTTGCCGGATATCTGTGGCAAAAAGGCTGGGCAGAACGCAACGGAGGAAATATTACGGTGAACATCACCGGAATGATAGATGATGAAATAAGACAAATGCCTGCTATCAGCAAAAAAACGCCTATAGGAAAAACTTTACCAAATCTGAAAGGATGCTATTTTTACTGTAAAGGAACAAACAAACGTATGCGGGACTTGGCAAGACGGCCTATGGAAAACGGTTCCGTAATCCGCATTTGCGACGATTGCGCAAGTTATGAAATAATTGCAGATCAGGCTGTCAAGCCCACATCAGAATTACCTGCACATTTATCCATGCACGATTATCTCATAAGTAACGGTTCAGGTTATAAGGCAGCCATTCATACACATCCGATAGATTTGGTAGCCATGACCCATAATCCGGCCTTTCTGAAAAAAGACGTACTCTCACATTTACTCTGGAGCATGATACCCGAAACAAAGGCATTCTGTCCCAAAGGATTGGGAATTGTCCCGTATAAGTTACCCAGCTCTATCGAATTGGCAGATGCTACTTTGGAGCAGCTTAAAGAATATGACGTAGTCATGTGGGAAAAACATGGCGTATGTTCGGTAAGCGAAAATGTTATGGAAGCTTTCGATATGATAGATACTTTATCCAAATCGGCACAGATATACCTTACGGCCAAGTCCATGGGATTTGAACCCGACGGCATGACCGACGAACAAATGAAAGAGATGACCGTTGCTTTCAACTTACCGAAATGA
- the fucO gene encoding lactaldehyde reductase, which translates to MNRIILNETSYFGAGSRSVIALEACRRGFKKAFFVTDKDLIKFGVADEITKVFNENNISYELYNDIKANPTITNVQNGVKAFKASGADFIVALGGGSSIDTAKAIGIIANNPEFSDVKSLEGTADTKHKAVPTFALPTTAGTAAEVTINYVIIDEDARKKMVCVDPNDIPAVAIVDPELMYSMPKGLTAATGMDALTHAIEGYITPGAWAMSDMFELKAIEMIAQNLKAAVDNGKDKTAREAMSQAQYIAGMGFSNVGLGIVHSMAHPLGAFYDTPHGVANALLLPYVMEYNADSPAASKYINIAKAMGVNTEGMTEAEGVKAAVNAVKKLSLSIHIPQKLSEIGVKEEDIPSLAVAAFNDVCTGGNPRPTSVADIETLYHKAF; encoded by the coding sequence ATGAACAGAATTATTTTAAACGAAACATCTTATTTCGGAGCCGGAAGCCGGAGTGTTATTGCTCTCGAAGCTTGCCGCCGGGGATTTAAGAAAGCTTTTTTCGTGACAGATAAAGACCTCATAAAATTTGGTGTTGCTGATGAAATCACCAAAGTATTCAATGAGAACAATATATCGTACGAACTATATAACGATATCAAAGCGAACCCGACTATCACAAATGTACAAAATGGCGTAAAGGCTTTCAAAGCTTCCGGAGCAGACTTTATTGTCGCTCTCGGAGGAGGCTCTTCCATCGACACGGCAAAAGCGATAGGAATCATTGCTAATAACCCCGAATTCTCCGATGTAAAATCTTTGGAAGGAACTGCCGATACAAAACATAAAGCAGTACCGACATTCGCATTACCGACCACTGCCGGCACAGCCGCCGAAGTCACGATAAACTACGTGATTATAGATGAGGATGCCCGTAAAAAAATGGTATGTGTAGATCCCAACGATATACCTGCGGTAGCCATTGTCGATCCCGAATTAATGTATTCCATGCCCAAAGGACTTACCGCGGCGACAGGTATGGATGCTCTTACACATGCCATAGAAGGATATATAACGCCGGGAGCCTGGGCCATGAGCGACATGTTCGAATTGAAAGCCATAGAAATGATTGCACAAAATCTGAAAGCAGCCGTAGATAACGGAAAAGATAAGACAGCCCGCGAAGCTATGTCGCAAGCTCAATATATCGCAGGTATGGGATTCTCGAACGTAGGTTTGGGTATCGTACACTCCATGGCTCATCCCCTGGGGGCATTTTACGACACCCCGCACGGAGTGGCAAACGCTCTTCTGCTACCCTATGTAATGGAATACAACGCTGATTCTCCGGCCGCCTCAAAATACATCAACATCGCTAAAGCAATGGGTGTTAATACAGAAGGAATGACGGAAGCGGAAGGAGTAAAAGCCGCTGTAAATGCAGTGAAAAAACTTTCCTTAAGCATACATATCCCGCAAAAACTATCAGAAATAGGAGTGAAAGAAGAAGATATTCCGTCACTTGCGGTAGCCGCATTCAACGATGTGTGTACCGGAGGGAATCCTCGTCCCACATCGGTAGCCGACATAGAAACACTTTATCATAAAGCATTTTAA